In Synechococcus sp. KORDI-52, one genomic interval encodes:
- a CDS encoding universal stress protein: MFRNLLIADSGKGHVEEMIRMLQDIPSLKAAKINLLHVVSEQSKSQSDGHRDEAVNLLNSAITRMGLSPSSVSTLIREGDTKQTVLKVADEVQADLIVMGSRGLGRLQSILANSTSQYVFQLSTRPMLLVRDDLYVKHVNRVMVTIDGTGVGDDALRTACELVREIPGGTLTGVHVVRQESAPSRGGRTKADEVLDAAVQRARGFGIDMKAIHTEGKDIGRSVCLAASECNADLVVIASQDRRPLVARGLVDLDKLLGGSVSDYIRVHAPAPVLLVREPERG; the protein is encoded by the coding sequence GTGTTCAGGAACCTTCTGATTGCCGACTCGGGCAAGGGTCACGTCGAGGAAATGATCCGGATGCTCCAGGACATTCCCAGCCTGAAGGCCGCAAAAATCAATTTGCTGCATGTGGTCTCGGAGCAAAGCAAGTCGCAATCCGACGGCCATCGCGACGAAGCAGTAAACCTCTTGAACAGTGCAATCACGCGCATGGGCCTCAGCCCATCAAGCGTGAGCACCTTGATTCGCGAGGGCGACACGAAGCAGACCGTGCTCAAGGTTGCTGATGAGGTTCAGGCCGACCTGATCGTGATGGGATCACGCGGCCTGGGACGCCTTCAATCGATCCTGGCCAACAGCACCAGCCAATACGTCTTTCAACTGTCCACTCGGCCGATGCTGCTGGTGCGGGACGACCTCTACGTCAAGCATGTCAATCGCGTGATGGTGACGATCGACGGAACAGGCGTTGGTGACGACGCGCTGCGCACAGCCTGCGAACTGGTGCGTGAAATTCCCGGCGGAACCCTCACCGGAGTTCATGTCGTTCGCCAGGAATCAGCACCCTCCCGGGGAGGCCGCACCAAAGCGGACGAGGTTCTCGATGCCGCTGTTCAGCGGGCCAGGGGCTTCGGTATAGACATGAAAGCCATACACACCGAAGGGAAGGACATCGGTCGGAGCGTTTGCCTCGCTGCATCGGAGTGCAACGCCGACTTGGTGGTCATCGCCTCACAGGACCGACGTCCTCTTGTCGCCAGAGGACTGGTGGATTTGGACAAGCTTCTGGGCGGATCAGTCAGCGACTACATCCGAGTGCACGCACCAGCCCCTGTGCTGCTGGTGCGTGAGCCTGAACGGGGCTGA
- the psbM gene encoding photosystem II reaction center protein PsbM, with the protein METNDLGFVASLLFILVPAIFLIVLYIGTQNNEA; encoded by the coding sequence ATGGAAACCAACGATCTCGGATTCGTCGCCAGCCTCCTGTTCATCCTGGTTCCGGCGATCTTCCTGATCGTGCTCTACATCGGCACGCAGAACAACGAGGCCTGA
- a CDS encoding 2Fe-2S iron-sulfur cluster-binding protein, with protein sequence MPVIRFIREGRDVECYPGENLREVARREGIELYGLKGQLGNCGGCGQCITCFVSVVDEDNADALTARTAVEDSKLRRRPQEWRLACQALVEKSLMVLTRPQVRLANADSRLAAARQAPLPAGPTAWPAPPASELDEEDQDGVDVDGRDAKAATAGDEA encoded by the coding sequence ATGCCCGTTATTAGGTTTATTCGTGAAGGTCGTGATGTTGAGTGTTACCCCGGCGAGAATCTGCGTGAGGTGGCCCGGCGCGAGGGCATCGAGCTCTACGGCTTGAAGGGCCAGCTGGGCAATTGCGGAGGGTGTGGTCAGTGCATCACCTGCTTCGTTTCCGTGGTCGATGAAGACAACGCCGATGCGCTGACGGCGCGCACTGCCGTCGAAGACAGCAAGTTGCGCCGCAGGCCCCAGGAGTGGCGCCTGGCATGCCAGGCCTTGGTGGAGAAGTCCCTCATGGTTCTAACCCGGCCTCAGGTGAGGCTCGCCAATGCTGATTCGAGATTGGCTGCGGCCAGGCAGGCCCCGCTGCCGGCGGGTCCCACGGCATGGCCAGCGCCTCCAGCCAGTGAGCTCGATGAAGAGGACCAGGATGGGGTTGATGTCGACGGCCGAGATGCCAAGGCTGCTACCGCCGGTGACGAGGCCTAG
- the psbB gene encoding photosystem II chlorophyll-binding protein CP47: protein MGLPWYRVHTVVINDPGRLLAVHLMHTALVAGWAGSMALYELAIFDPSDPVLNPMWRQGMFVMPFMSRLGVTGSWGGWSITGETGVDPGFWSFEGVAAAHIIFSGLMMLAAIWHWTYWDLEIWQDPRTGEPALDLPKIFGIHLLLAGLGCFGFGAFHLTGVFGPGMWISDPYGLTGHLEAVQPSWGPEGFNPFNPGGIVAHHIAAGIVGIIAGIFHITTRPPERLYKALRMGNIETVLASAIAAVFFAAFIVAGTMWYGSAATPVELFGPTRYQWDQSYFKTEINRRVQTAMDDGATREQAFEAIPEKLAFYDYVGNSPAKGGLFRVGPMVNGDGLPTSWLGHVVFTDKNGDELQVRRLPNFFENFPVVLEDEQGIVRADIPFRRAEAKYSFEQQGVTAQVFGGALDGQTFTDPADVKRLARKAQLGEAFDFNREVYNSDGVFRSSPRGWFTFGHATFALLFFFGHIWHGARTLYRDVFAGIDPDLGDQVEFGLFAKLGDKTSRRLPEGYVPPAGTPLN from the coding sequence ATGGGATTGCCCTGGTATCGGGTGCACACCGTTGTCATTAATGACCCGGGCCGCCTCCTGGCTGTGCACCTCATGCATACAGCGCTTGTAGCCGGCTGGGCCGGCTCCATGGCGCTCTACGAGCTGGCCATTTTCGATCCGTCTGATCCTGTCCTGAACCCGATGTGGCGTCAGGGCATGTTCGTGATGCCCTTCATGTCCCGCCTTGGCGTGACCGGCAGCTGGGGTGGATGGAGCATCACCGGCGAAACGGGTGTTGATCCCGGTTTCTGGAGTTTTGAGGGCGTCGCTGCCGCTCACATCATTTTCTCCGGCCTGATGATGCTGGCCGCCATCTGGCACTGGACCTACTGGGATCTCGAGATCTGGCAGGACCCACGCACCGGCGAACCCGCTCTCGACCTGCCGAAGATCTTCGGAATTCACCTGCTGCTTGCAGGTCTGGGCTGCTTCGGTTTCGGCGCCTTTCACCTCACTGGGGTCTTCGGCCCGGGCATGTGGATCTCAGACCCCTACGGCCTGACGGGACACCTCGAAGCGGTTCAACCGTCATGGGGACCAGAAGGTTTCAACCCTTTCAATCCCGGCGGAATCGTTGCCCACCACATCGCTGCTGGGATTGTCGGCATCATTGCTGGCATCTTCCACATCACAACCCGACCACCCGAGCGCCTTTACAAGGCTCTCCGTATGGGCAACATCGAGACTGTGCTGGCAAGCGCTATCGCAGCAGTTTTCTTTGCCGCTTTCATCGTGGCCGGAACCATGTGGTACGGCTCCGCAGCCACCCCGGTCGAATTGTTCGGGCCGACCCGTTATCAGTGGGACCAGAGCTACTTCAAGACTGAGATCAACCGTCGCGTTCAAACCGCGATGGATGATGGCGCCACCAGGGAGCAAGCCTTTGAGGCCATCCCTGAGAAGCTGGCCTTCTACGACTACGTCGGCAACAGTCCTGCAAAGGGTGGTCTCTTCCGCGTTGGACCGATGGTGAACGGAGATGGCTTACCAACTTCCTGGCTTGGTCATGTTGTCTTCACCGACAAAAACGGTGATGAACTTCAAGTTCGTCGTCTCCCCAACTTCTTTGAGAACTTCCCTGTAGTCCTCGAAGATGAGCAAGGAATTGTTCGCGCTGACATTCCCTTCCGACGGGCAGAAGCCAAATACTCCTTCGAACAGCAAGGCGTAACCGCCCAGGTGTTCGGTGGTGCACTGGATGGTCAAACCTTCACTGACCCTGCCGACGTGAAGCGCCTTGCCCGCAAGGCCCAGCTGGGTGAAGCGTTCGACTTCAACCGCGAGGTCTACAACTCCGACGGTGTGTTCCGAAGTTCACCCCGTGGCTGGTTCACATTTGGCCACGCAACCTTCGCTCTGTTGTTCTTCTTCGGCCACATCTGGCACGGTGCCCGCACCCTGTATCGCGACGTGTTCGCTGGTATTGATCCTGACCTCGGTGATCAGGTGGAGTTTGGTCTCTTCGCCAAGCTTGGTGACAAAACCAGCCGTCGCCTACCCGAGGGCTACGTTCCTCCAGCTGGAACTCCCCTCAACTGA
- a CDS encoding photosystem II reaction center protein T: MESFAYVLILTLAIATLFFAIAFRDPPKIGK, translated from the coding sequence ATGGAAAGCTTCGCTTACGTCCTCATCCTTACCCTCGCGATTGCCACGCTCTTCTTCGCGATAGCATTCCGCGATCCGCCGAAAATAGGTAAGTGA
- the nrdR gene encoding transcriptional regulator NrdR, which yields MQCPSCQNTDSRVLESRAADGGRSVRRRRECLNCEFRFTTYERVETVPITVVKRNGNREIFSRSKLLHGLNRACEKTGLDATRLESLVEELELKLQQRSGKEVSSAEIGEFVLRDLKQISEVAYIRFASVYRQFRGIDDFVSTLETLNTDQEQNHLATVR from the coding sequence ATGCAGTGCCCCTCCTGCCAAAACACAGATAGTCGCGTTCTTGAATCCAGGGCAGCGGATGGTGGACGTAGCGTGAGACGACGGCGTGAATGCCTCAATTGTGAATTCCGCTTCACGACCTATGAACGCGTGGAAACCGTTCCAATCACGGTGGTCAAACGCAACGGCAACAGGGAAATCTTCAGTCGCAGCAAGTTGCTGCATGGCTTAAACCGAGCTTGCGAGAAAACGGGCCTCGACGCAACACGTCTGGAATCGCTCGTTGAAGAACTCGAACTCAAACTCCAGCAACGCTCCGGCAAGGAAGTCAGCAGCGCTGAGATCGGCGAATTTGTGCTCCGGGATCTCAAGCAGATCAGCGAAGTGGCCTACATCCGTTTCGCATCCGTTTACCGCCAGTTCCGTGGCATTGATGACTTCGTGTCAACCCTTGAAACACTCAACACTGATCAGGAGCAGAACCATCTCGCCACTGTTCGTTGA
- a CDS encoding 30S ribosomal protein S1, protein MSATPTEEQIQDQVQDANATEGSAETPAAEQAFEDEDLSIPEDVPTADDPSSRAASRSLDDAGFTLDEFAALLSKYDYNFKPGDIVNGTVFALESKGAMIDIGAKTAAFMPLQEVSINRVEGLSDVLQPGEIREFFIMSEENEDGQLALSIRRIEYQRAWERVRQLQKEDATIYSEVFATNRGGALVRVEGLRGFIPGSHISTRKPKEELVADFLPLKFLEVDEERNRLVLSHRRALVERKMNRLEVGEVVVGTVRGIKPYGAFIDIGGVSGLLHISEISHEHIETPHSVLNVNDQMKVMIIDLDAERGRISLSTKALEPEPGDMLTDPQKVFEKAEEMAARYKQMLMEQAEEGEDPISSMMI, encoded by the coding sequence ATGTCTGCGACTCCGACAGAAGAACAGATCCAGGATCAGGTTCAGGACGCGAACGCCACAGAAGGCTCTGCAGAAACCCCCGCCGCCGAACAGGCGTTTGAAGATGAGGATCTGAGCATTCCTGAAGACGTCCCCACCGCGGATGATCCAAGCAGCCGAGCCGCCAGCCGCAGCCTGGACGACGCCGGATTCACCCTGGATGAGTTCGCGGCTCTCCTCAGCAAGTACGACTACAACTTCAAGCCTGGCGACATCGTCAACGGTACGGTCTTCGCCCTGGAATCGAAGGGCGCGATGATCGATATCGGCGCCAAGACTGCTGCCTTCATGCCTCTTCAAGAGGTGTCGATCAACCGGGTCGAGGGTCTGAGCGACGTGCTTCAGCCCGGCGAGATCCGTGAGTTCTTCATCATGAGTGAGGAGAACGAAGATGGTCAGCTGGCGCTCTCGATCCGTCGGATCGAATACCAGCGGGCATGGGAGCGGGTCCGCCAGCTCCAGAAGGAAGACGCCACGATCTACTCCGAGGTGTTTGCCACCAACCGTGGTGGTGCCCTGGTGCGCGTGGAGGGTCTGCGGGGCTTCATCCCCGGATCCCACATCAGCACCCGCAAGCCGAAGGAGGAACTGGTTGCCGACTTCCTGCCTCTGAAATTCCTCGAGGTGGACGAAGAGCGCAACCGCCTGGTGCTCAGTCACCGCCGCGCCCTGGTGGAGCGGAAGATGAATCGCCTGGAAGTGGGCGAAGTTGTGGTGGGTACAGTCCGGGGCATCAAGCCCTACGGCGCCTTCATCGACATCGGTGGCGTCAGCGGTCTGCTGCACATTTCCGAGATCAGCCACGAGCACATCGAGACCCCCCACTCGGTGCTGAACGTGAATGATCAGATGAAAGTGATGATCATCGATCTGGATGCCGAGCGCGGCCGGATTTCGTTGTCCACGAAGGCTCTCGAGCCCGAACCCGGCGACATGCTCACCGACCCCCAGAAGGTGTTCGAAAAGGCCGAGGAAATGGCCGCTCGCTACAAGCAGATGCTGATGGAGCAGGCCGAAGAGGGCGAAGATCCGATCAGCTCCATGATGATCTGA
- a CDS encoding HAD family hydrolase, with protein sequence MAQLLLKGHPIGNVQGVLFDKDGTLSHSEPHLLALADARINKAIKVAQEQAPGLKLSELNHTLYRAFGVDHGMLDPGGTLAVASRQDNIASTATVFCLLGCSWPQALAMAHTCFNAVDQDGRIDTTPSPLINGAGQLLQDLHQQGITAAVISNDTQSGVEGFLAHHQLSAGVAGIWSADDHPRKPDPQAVLELCGRLGLPPQRCALVGDAETDLQMAIEAGIGGVIGFTGGWSRAPELPSAQHLLHCWTDLTLSTTA encoded by the coding sequence ATGGCCCAACTGCTGCTGAAGGGACATCCCATCGGCAATGTCCAAGGGGTGCTGTTCGATAAGGACGGCACCCTTTCCCATAGCGAGCCACATCTGCTGGCCTTGGCAGACGCACGTATCAACAAAGCCATCAAGGTTGCTCAGGAACAAGCCCCTGGGCTGAAACTTTCTGAGCTGAACCACACCCTGTACAGAGCATTCGGTGTTGATCACGGCATGCTCGATCCCGGCGGAACCCTGGCGGTTGCCTCCAGGCAGGACAACATCGCCTCGACTGCAACGGTGTTCTGCCTGTTGGGCTGCTCATGGCCCCAGGCTCTGGCCATGGCCCATACCTGCTTCAACGCGGTAGACCAAGACGGCCGGATCGACACCACCCCAAGCCCGCTGATCAACGGTGCTGGACAACTGCTTCAGGACCTGCACCAGCAGGGTATAACCGCTGCTGTAATCAGCAACGACACCCAATCCGGGGTTGAAGGCTTCCTGGCTCACCACCAGCTAAGCGCAGGCGTTGCCGGCATCTGGAGTGCTGACGACCATCCGCGTAAACCCGATCCACAGGCCGTCCTGGAACTGTGCGGCAGGCTTGGCCTGCCACCCCAACGATGTGCCTTGGTTGGGGATGCGGAGACCGACCTTCAAATGGCCATTGAGGCCGGCATCGGCGGCGTGATCGGCTTCACCGGTGGCTGGAGTCGAGCTCCGGAACTGCCATCAGCACAGCATCTGCTCCACTGCTGGACCGATCTCACCCTCAGCACAACCGCGTAA
- the metK gene encoding methionine adenosyltransferase has translation MSRYVFTSESVTEGHPDKICDQVSDAVLDALLAQDPASRVACETVVNTGLCMITGEVTSKAQVDFIHLVRNVIKEIGYSGARAGGFDANSCAVLVALDQQSPDIAQGVNEADDHAGDPLDLVGAGDQGIMFGYACNETPELMPLPISLAHRLSRRLAEVRHNGTLGYLLPDGKTQVSVVYENDKPVSIDTILISTQHTTEVDGISDEQGIRERITEDLWTHVVEPATADLALKPSREATKYLVNPTGKFVVGGPQGDAGLTGRKIIVDTYGGYARHGGGAFSGKDPTKVDRSAAYAARYVAKCLVAAGLAERAEVQLSYAIGVARPVSILVESFGTSALANDALTALVQEHFDLRPGAIIETFGLRNLPQQRGGRFYQNTAAYGHFGRNDLNAPWEDVTAKSQELRQAEARRVEQVATA, from the coding sequence ATGAGCCGCTACGTCTTTACGTCCGAATCCGTCACGGAAGGGCATCCCGACAAGATCTGCGACCAGGTGAGCGACGCCGTTCTCGATGCTCTGCTGGCTCAGGATCCCGCCAGCCGCGTCGCCTGCGAGACCGTGGTGAACACCGGCCTCTGCATGATCACCGGTGAAGTGACCTCCAAGGCGCAGGTGGATTTCATCCACCTGGTGCGCAACGTGATCAAGGAGATCGGTTACAGCGGGGCCCGGGCCGGTGGCTTCGATGCCAACAGCTGTGCGGTGCTGGTGGCTCTCGATCAGCAGTCCCCCGACATCGCCCAGGGCGTTAACGAGGCCGACGACCACGCCGGTGATCCCCTGGATCTGGTGGGCGCCGGTGACCAGGGAATCATGTTCGGCTACGCCTGCAACGAGACGCCTGAGCTGATGCCGTTGCCGATCAGCCTGGCCCACCGGCTGTCGCGCCGCCTGGCCGAAGTGCGCCACAACGGAACCCTGGGTTACCTGCTTCCCGATGGCAAAACCCAGGTGAGCGTCGTTTATGAAAACGACAAGCCCGTCTCGATCGACACGATCCTGATCTCCACCCAGCACACCACTGAAGTGGATGGGATCAGTGATGAGCAGGGCATCCGCGAGCGCATCACCGAAGACCTCTGGACCCATGTGGTGGAGCCGGCGACCGCCGATCTGGCGCTCAAGCCCTCCCGCGAGGCCACCAAGTATCTGGTGAACCCAACCGGCAAGTTCGTGGTGGGCGGCCCTCAGGGCGATGCCGGCCTCACCGGCCGCAAGATCATCGTGGACACCTATGGCGGCTATGCCCGCCACGGCGGTGGTGCTTTCTCCGGCAAGGACCCCACCAAAGTGGACCGCTCGGCCGCCTATGCAGCGCGCTACGTGGCCAAGTGCCTTGTGGCAGCAGGGCTCGCCGAACGGGCCGAAGTGCAGCTGAGCTACGCCATCGGCGTGGCCAGACCCGTATCGATTCTGGTGGAATCCTTCGGCACCAGCGCATTGGCCAACGATGCCCTCACCGCCCTGGTGCAGGAGCATTTCGATCTGCGCCCCGGCGCCATCATCGAGACCTTCGGTCTGCGCAACCTGCCCCAGCAACGGGGCGGCCGTTTCTATCAGAACACTGCTGCTTACGGCCATTTCGGACGCAACGACCTCAACGCCCCCTGGGAAGACGTAACCGCGAAAAGCCAGGAGCTTCGCCAGGCAGAAGCCAGACGGGTCGAACAGGTGGCCACGGCCTGA
- a CDS encoding FGGY-family carbohydrate kinase, with the protein MTDSPLVLGIDLGTSGIRTAVIAANGELLDSRSQAYGGDFANPHSWREGCIDLIRAIPTQLRSQLKALAVDGTSGTLLACDREGSPLGKALAYSQSCPELQSALQPLVDSSSPAASCSGSLARALRLINCHGEAILLRHQADWISGWLLNDWRWGEEGNNLRLGWDLITHSWPARFAEHPWRQALPEIRPSGSILGTIAVEQAKALGLANDLIIVAGTTDSNAAVLAADPGPGDGITVLGTTLVMKCFTETPLHAPGVTSHRVGGRWLSGGASNAGAGVLRRFYSDDQLSELSRQINPDTDSGLRLRPLPAPGERFPVDDPERLPVLEPRPVSDALYLHGLLEGLAEIEAQGWHRLNELGADAPRRIISIGGGARNPQWRRLRERRLGCAVTSCHTPPAAGVARLAQQALVG; encoded by the coding sequence ATGACGGATTCGCCGCTGGTGCTCGGAATCGACCTGGGCACCAGCGGAATTCGCACAGCCGTCATAGCAGCTAACGGCGAACTGCTCGACAGCAGATCCCAGGCCTACGGCGGAGACTTCGCCAACCCCCATAGCTGGCGCGAAGGCTGTATTGACCTCATCAGAGCGATCCCGACCCAGCTGCGATCCCAGCTGAAAGCGCTCGCCGTTGATGGCACCTCAGGCACGTTGCTGGCCTGCGATCGCGAAGGTTCCCCACTGGGGAAAGCACTGGCCTACTCCCAGAGCTGCCCTGAGCTGCAGTCAGCGCTGCAGCCTTTGGTGGATTCCAGCAGTCCGGCCGCCAGCTGCAGCGGCAGCCTGGCCCGGGCCTTGCGACTCATCAACTGCCATGGTGAGGCGATCCTGCTGCGGCATCAGGCCGACTGGATCAGCGGATGGCTGCTAAACGATTGGCGCTGGGGAGAAGAAGGCAACAACCTGCGTCTGGGTTGGGATCTGATCACCCACAGCTGGCCAGCCCGTTTTGCCGAACATCCCTGGCGGCAGGCCCTGCCTGAGATCCGACCCAGCGGCAGCATTCTCGGGACGATCGCAGTGGAGCAGGCCAAGGCCTTGGGCCTGGCGAACGATCTGATCATCGTTGCCGGAACAACGGATTCCAATGCCGCTGTACTCGCCGCCGATCCGGGTCCCGGAGATGGGATCACCGTGCTGGGGACCACGCTGGTGATGAAGTGCTTCACCGAAACGCCCCTGCACGCCCCGGGGGTGACCAGCCATCGCGTGGGTGGACGCTGGCTCAGTGGTGGCGCCTCCAATGCAGGGGCCGGTGTACTGCGGCGTTTTTACAGCGACGACCAACTCAGCGAACTGAGCCGCCAGATCAACCCAGACACCGACAGCGGACTGCGCCTGCGGCCACTCCCCGCTCCAGGGGAACGCTTCCCTGTGGATGATCCAGAGCGGCTACCGGTGCTTGAACCACGGCCGGTAAGTGATGCCCTCTATCTGCATGGACTACTCGAAGGGCTCGCCGAGATCGAAGCGCAGGGTTGGCACCGCCTGAACGAGCTGGGTGCTGACGCACCCCGACGGATCATCAGCATCGGCGGTGGAGCGCGCAATCCCCAATGGCGACGGCTGCGGGAACGCCGCCTGGGCTGCGCTGTAACGAGTTGCCATACACCCCCCGCTGCAGGGGTGGCGCGACTGGCCCAACAGGCCCTGGTCGGGTGA
- a CDS encoding DUF2470 domain-containing protein, whose product MPADPLTDAVSTRICKHMNDDHSEAVLAYAKHYGGVSNPAAARMVSVKAETMELEVDGASVSIAFDHTLTDSEDAHRTLVAMLRAMPKESA is encoded by the coding sequence ATGCCTGCAGACCCCCTTACTGATGCCGTCAGCACACGGATCTGCAAACACATGAACGACGACCATTCCGAAGCGGTGCTCGCCTACGCCAAGCACTACGGCGGCGTCAGCAATCCCGCTGCAGCACGCATGGTGTCTGTGAAAGCAGAAACCATGGAACTGGAGGTAGATGGCGCCAGCGTCAGCATTGCCTTCGATCACACCCTCACCGACAGCGAAGACGCCCACCGCACCTTGGTGGCGATGCTGAGGGCAATGCCCAAAGAAAGCGCCTGA
- a CDS encoding ComF family protein, translating to MHRALLTFAQALLIEPRCPICYGPWDSPLPPTATCTTCMDALALPSQGLKGLLPLPWCALGTYAGPLRQLLLKLRERRQGKALAALVQLLSDRFTLPATAVLVPIPSWKRRRSNPLPQRIALGLGRPTEELLHRTRAGLSQHHLNKRQRQTNLMGVFQTCPLPHHQALSSVWLVDDILTTGSTALAARQALEAAGHRVAGLICLGRTPSKERRR from the coding sequence GTGCATCGCGCGCTCCTGACCTTTGCCCAAGCCCTGCTGATCGAGCCCCGCTGCCCGATCTGTTATGGACCCTGGGACAGCCCACTGCCTCCGACGGCTACCTGCACCACGTGCATGGACGCACTTGCTCTCCCTTCACAGGGACTCAAGGGCTTGCTGCCATTGCCTTGGTGCGCCCTGGGGACTTACGCAGGCCCGCTGCGGCAGCTGCTGCTGAAGCTGCGTGAACGGCGCCAAGGCAAAGCTCTTGCGGCCTTGGTGCAGCTGCTGTCGGACCGCTTCACCCTGCCTGCAACAGCAGTGCTGGTGCCGATTCCAAGCTGGAAGCGGCGACGATCCAACCCCCTGCCACAGCGCATTGCCCTGGGATTGGGCCGGCCAACGGAAGAGCTGCTGCACCGCACCCGTGCCGGGTTAAGCCAACACCATCTGAACAAACGCCAACGCCAAACCAACCTGATGGGTGTGTTCCAGACCTGCCCCCTCCCCCATCATCAGGCGCTCAGCTCGGTCTGGCTCGTGGACGACATCCTCACGACCGGGTCCACCGCATTGGCAGCCCGTCAGGCCCTTGAAGCTGCTGGACACCGCGTGGCTGGATTGATCTGCCTGGGACGAACCCCCTCAAAAGAGCGCAGGCGGTGA
- a CDS encoding TVP38/TMEM64 family protein, protein MSRLKTGLKVTAWVAVFIVAVIYLHRYGIAPLQSAVNDMGIWAPLGLFLLRGVSIILPALPSSVYSLLAGSLLGFKAGYLTIVFSDLVFCSAAFFIARRWGRGPVSRLVGASAMKRIDGFSKNQLEGNFFLMTGLLMTGLFDFLSYAIGISRTHWRLFAPALLISVLISDSIIVAVGSGVAQGASLTLGLALLAMFALATITGLVKRKSSAIPSDNAS, encoded by the coding sequence ATGTCCAGGCTGAAGACAGGGCTGAAGGTCACCGCCTGGGTTGCCGTCTTCATTGTTGCTGTGATTTATCTGCATCGTTACGGCATCGCACCGCTGCAAAGCGCCGTGAATGACATGGGCATCTGGGCCCCACTCGGCCTGTTCCTGCTGCGGGGGGTGAGCATCATCCTGCCGGCGTTACCGAGTTCGGTGTATTCCCTGCTGGCCGGCTCGCTGCTGGGCTTCAAAGCGGGCTACCTCACGATCGTCTTCTCAGATCTGGTGTTCTGCAGCGCGGCCTTTTTCATCGCCCGCCGGTGGGGACGCGGCCCGGTGAGCCGTCTGGTGGGAGCCAGCGCAATGAAACGCATCGATGGGTTCAGCAAGAACCAGCTGGAAGGCAACTTCTTTTTGATGACAGGCCTGCTGATGACCGGGCTCTTTGATTTCCTGAGCTATGCCATCGGGATCAGCCGCACCCACTGGCGTCTCTTTGCACCAGCCCTGCTGATCAGCGTGCTGATCAGCGATTCCATCATCGTGGCCGTCGGCTCGGGTGTGGCTCAGGGAGCAAGCCTCACCCTGGGTTTGGCTCTGCTTGCGATGTTTGCCCTCGCCACCATCACAGGCCTTGTGAAAAGGAAATCCTCAGCGATCCCCTCGGACAACGCCTCATGA
- a CDS encoding phycobilisome polypeptide: protein MNLQNTDFKTLVQTAQVQGLSLNQDLPQTTLRILERADQAQRQLTNDELATICQASGMDVSLPDSLIQRSDQLVNQARGHLLATQPHLVQPGGALYPQDRADACWRDCWNFLRVITYAVACNQSCFTNPSGMAAIRELYRRMNVPIEGMNIALGQLREKTLEGVSRSNNRQLIRDCFQHLHAELNKSAVKS, encoded by the coding sequence TTGAACCTTCAAAACACCGACTTCAAGACCCTGGTGCAAACCGCACAGGTTCAAGGGCTGAGCCTCAACCAAGATTTGCCGCAGACCACGCTCCGCATTCTTGAGCGTGCTGATCAAGCCCAACGCCAACTCACGAACGATGAGCTCGCAACGATCTGCCAGGCCTCCGGCATGGATGTCTCGCTCCCTGACAGCCTGATCCAACGATCAGATCAGCTGGTGAACCAGGCGCGGGGTCATCTGCTTGCAACCCAGCCGCATCTGGTGCAACCGGGCGGGGCTCTCTACCCGCAGGACAGAGCAGATGCCTGCTGGCGCGACTGCTGGAACTTTCTACGAGTGATCACCTACGCGGTGGCCTGCAACCAGAGCTGCTTTACCAACCCGAGCGGCATGGCCGCCATTAGGGAGCTGTACAGACGAATGAACGTGCCCATCGAGGGGATGAACATCGCCCTCGGTCAGCTCAGAGAGAAGACCCTGGAAGGGGTCTCGCGATCGAACAACCGTCAGTTGATCCGCGACTGCTTCCAGCACCTACACGCCGAGCTCAACAAATCTGCAGTTAAGAGCTGA